A DNA window from Helianthus annuus cultivar XRQ/B chromosome 15, HanXRQr2.0-SUNRISE, whole genome shotgun sequence contains the following coding sequences:
- the LOC110912810 gene encoding uncharacterized protein LOC110912810, translating into MKQLMKAKFLPVTFKQDAYLDYHNLKQGSLSVTELIEEFERMRLRCQAEEADEQVIARFLGVLRPEISDTVSLMQYYSFNDVCRLALRVEQQLARKSKQPTRFVPPTRTQTTPTRATPTNPNPPTTIPVATQSSAPLRCFKCQGIGHLKRDCPNKQLVAFVDETDPTYDTDKEEDTTEIVYPDRGEALISRRVLSIPVSDTDDDTKWLRHNIFRTKCTAKGRVCMVIIDGGSCENIVAHTMVEKLGLQTQEHPNPYQITWLKKGNLVKVTQRCLVQFSIGNKYTDEIWCEVVPMDACHLLLGRPWLYDRRAKHDGFRNTYMFKKDGLHITLAPLNPRDEKPEVPTINKSEFVGLARTVAAPVFSLVIIEKNPVSPTPPSEVLPLLHEFSDIFLDDIPAGLPLMREIQHCIDFVPGASIPNKPAYRMNPKEFSELQRQVTELLEKGLIRESMSPCAVPALLVPKPNGTFRMCIDSRAVNKMTIKYRFPIPRFDDLLDHLHGATVFTKLDLCSGYHQIRMRAGDEWKTAFKTRDGLYEWMVMPFGLSNAPSTFMRLMNHIFRSFIGKCVVVYFDDILVFSKDVAQHLVHLRDIFMVLREQKLYANKKKCHFLASEVLFLGYLVSGSGIRMDHSKIEAITWFIRNFSTIVAPLTDCLKSSQFVWTPAAEIAFSKLKTVVTGAPVLALPNFEQVFQVECDASGLGIGGVLSQLNRPIAFFSEKFNETRQRYSTYDKEFYLIVRSLEYWRHYLLPNEFILYSDHQALKFIQGQAKLNPRHAKWVELLQDFNFVIRHKAGASNTVADALSRRPALFISSTVHVAGFESVQPLYQDDPDFKLVWDKCSAAPFRDFVRRDGFLFKGNRLCIPLSSLREAVILECHQGALAGHFGRDKM; encoded by the exons ATGAAACAACTCATGAAAGCCAAATTTCTACCAGTAACATTTAAACAAGATGCTTATCTAGATTATCATAATTTAAAACAAGGGTCCTTATCAGTTACAGAACTCATTGAAGAGTTTGAACGCATGCGTTTGCGTTGTCAAGCGGAGGAAGCCGATGAACAGGTTATTGCTCGGTTTTTGGGAGTCTTACGCCCGGAGATATCTGACACCGTATCCTTAATGCAATACTATTCCTTTAATGATGTCTGCCGCCTTGCACTCCGGGTCGAACAGCAACTCGCTCGGAAAAGTAAACAACCCACCCGGTTTGTTCCACCTACCCGCACCCAAACGACACCAACCCGCGCCACTCCAACAAACCCGAACCCACCTACGACAATACCGGTGGCCACTCAATCATCCGCTCCCCTCCGGTGCTTTAAGTGCCAAGGTATAGGTCACTTGAAGCGTGATTGCCCCAATAAGCAACTTGTAGCTTTTGTTGATGAAACCGACCCAACATACGATACTGACAAGGAAGAAGATACAACCGAAATCGTTTACCCCGATCGCGGCGAGGCCCTCATCTCACGCCGGGTTTTGAGCATCCCTGTAAGCGACACCGATGACGACACTAAGTGGCTTCGACACAACATTTTTCGGACAAAGTGTACAGCTAAGGGACGAGTTTGCATGGTCATAATTGACGGCGGAAGCTGCGAGAACATAGTGGCCCATACAATGGTTGAAAAACTGGGACTCCAAACCCAGGAGCACCCGAATCCGTACCAAATCACGTGGTTAAAAAAGGGGAACCTAGTTAAAGTTACTCAACGATGTTTGGTGCAGTTTTCAATCGGTAATAAATACACAGATGAGATTTGGTGTGAAGTGGTTCCAATGGATGCATGTCATCTTCTATTGGGGCGTCCATGGTTGTATGATAGAAGAGCCAAACATGACGGGTTCAGAAACACCTACATGTTCAAGAAAGACGGGTTACACATCACATTAGCACCCCTTAACCCGCGCGACGAGAAGCCGGAGGTCCCCACCATAAACAAGTCAGAATTTGTTGGTCTTGCTCGCACCGTTGCTGCCCCAGTTTTCAGTCTCGTCATTATCGAGAAAAATCCGGTGTCGCCTACCCCACCAAGCGAGGTACTACCCTTACTTCATGAGTTTTCTGATATTTTTCTCGATGATATTCCAGCAGGTCTCCCCCTTATGCGGGAAATACAACATTGTATTGACTTTGTTCCCGGCGCGAGCATTCCGAATAAGCCGGCTTACCGAATGAACCCTAAAGAATTTTCTGAGTTACAACGGCAAGTGACGGAGTTACTTGAGAAAGGCCTAATCAGAGAAAGCATGAGTCCTTGCGCGGTTCCGGCTTTATTAGTGCCCAAACCAAATGGCACGTTTCGTATGTGCATCGATAGTCGTGCTGTGAATAAAATGACAATTAAATACCGCTTCCCGATCCCTCGTTTCGACGACTTACTTGATCATTTGCACGGTGCTACAGTTTTCACCAAACTTGATCTTTGTAGTGGATATCACCAGATACGTATGCGAGCCGGAGATGAGTGGAAAACTGCTTTCAAAACTCGGGATGGGCTATATGAATGGATGGTCATGCCTTTCGGCCTATCTAATGCACCCAGTACATTCATGCGTTTGATGAACCATATCTTCCGGTCGTTTATTGGCAAGTGTGTGGTCGTATACTTTGACGACATCTTGGTATTTAGCAAGGATGTGGCACAACACCTTGTACACCTTCGAGATATTTTTATGGTCTTACGAGAACAGAAACTATATGCTAACAAGAAGAAGTGTCATTTCTTAGCCTCGGAAGTTCTGTTTTTGGGTTATTTGGTCTCTGGGTCCGGTATTCGAATGGATCACTCGAAAATTGAAGCAATTACATG GTTCATCCGCAATTTTAGCACCATCGTCGCACCCTTAACGGATTGTTTAAAAAGCTCTCAGTTCGTATGGACACCCGCAGCTGAAATCGCATTCTCGAAACTCAAAACAGTGGTCACTGGAGCACCTGTCTTGGCACTTCCAAATTTCGAACAGGTATTCCAAGTAGAGTGTGATGCCTCGGGGTTGGGCATTGGGGGCGTCCTTAGCCAACTCAACCGACCAATTGCCTTCTTCAGCGAAAAATTCAATGAGACCCGACAACGGTACAGCACCTACGATAAAGAATTCTATTTGATCGTCAGAAGTTTAGAGTATTGGAGGCACTATTTATTACCGAATGAATTTATTTTATACTCCGATCACCAAGCTTTGAAATTTATACAGGGGCAAGCAAAACTAAACCCACGGCATGCCAAGTGGGTCGAACTCCTACAAGATTTTAATTTTGTTATTCGACACAAGGCGGGCGCGTCAAATACGGTGGCAGATGCATTAAGCCGCCGTCCAGCCCTCTTCATCTCCTCCACAGTTCATGTTGCAGGTTTCGAGTCCGTGCAGCCTCTTTATCAAGACGACCCCGATTTCAAGTTAGTGTGGGACAAGTGCTCGGCGGCACCGTTTCGCGATTTTGTACGGCGGGACGGGTTTTTGTTCAAAGGTAATCGTCTGTGTATTCCATTGTCTTCTTTACGAGAGGCGGTTATTCTCGAGTGCCACCAAGGCGCATTGGCAGGTCATTTTGGTCGAGACAAGATGTAA